One segment of Micromonospora parathelypteridis DNA contains the following:
- a CDS encoding UDP-N-acetylmuramoyl-tripeptide--D-alanyl-D-alanine ligase translates to MIALSLAEVAAAVDGRLVGADPAATVTGSVEFDSRKVGPGSLFVAFPGEKVDGHDYAATAIQAGAVAVLGTREVPGVPMVLVDDALTAMGRLARAAVDRLPGLTVIGVTGSSGKTTTKDLIGQLTTRLGATVAPPGSFNNELGHPYTALQAGPDTRYLVMEKGSRGIGHVRYLCELVPPRISVVLNVGTSHIGEFGSQDNIALAKGELVEALPSDGLAVLNADDPRVDAMASRTEARVVRYGEAPDADLRAEDVTLDERGHASYTLVTPEGRASVRLGLSGRHQVGNTLAAAAVARELGMPLAELATALGELGLVSTRRMDVFDRPDGVTVIDDSYNANPASMAVAVRALASIGRGRRTVAVLGYMAELGPFEFDGHAEVGQLVAELGVDRLLVVGEPAAPIHEGATAVGNWGGESVLLTDQAAAVEVLRGELRPGDVVLVKGSRYRTWEVADALRADADGEFAR, encoded by the coding sequence GTGATCGCGCTGAGCCTGGCCGAGGTGGCCGCGGCGGTCGACGGGCGGCTGGTCGGCGCCGACCCGGCCGCCACCGTCACCGGCTCGGTGGAGTTCGACTCGCGCAAGGTGGGGCCCGGTTCGCTCTTCGTGGCGTTCCCGGGGGAGAAGGTCGACGGGCACGACTACGCGGCGACGGCGATCCAGGCCGGCGCGGTGGCGGTGCTCGGCACCCGCGAGGTGCCCGGGGTGCCGATGGTGCTGGTCGACGACGCCCTGACCGCGATGGGCCGGTTGGCCCGCGCGGCGGTGGACCGGCTGCCCGGGCTGACCGTGATCGGCGTGACCGGCTCCTCCGGCAAGACCACCACGAAGGACCTGATCGGTCAGCTCACCACCCGGCTCGGGGCCACGGTGGCGCCGCCCGGCTCGTTCAACAACGAGCTGGGGCACCCGTACACCGCTCTGCAGGCCGGGCCGGACACCCGTTACCTGGTGATGGAGAAGGGCTCGCGCGGGATCGGGCACGTGCGGTACCTCTGTGAGCTGGTGCCGCCCCGGATCTCCGTGGTGCTCAACGTCGGCACGTCGCACATCGGCGAGTTCGGCTCGCAGGACAACATCGCCCTGGCCAAGGGCGAGCTGGTCGAGGCCCTGCCGTCGGACGGGCTGGCGGTGCTGAACGCCGACGACCCACGGGTGGACGCGATGGCGAGCCGCACCGAGGCCCGGGTGGTCCGTTACGGCGAGGCGCCGGATGCCGACCTGCGGGCCGAGGACGTCACGCTGGACGAGCGGGGACACGCGTCGTACACCCTGGTCACCCCGGAGGGCCGCGCGTCGGTGCGGCTCGGGCTGAGCGGCCGTCACCAGGTCGGGAACACTCTCGCCGCGGCGGCGGTGGCCCGGGAGTTGGGCATGCCGCTGGCCGAGCTGGCCACGGCCCTCGGCGAGCTGGGGCTGGTCTCGACCCGTCGGATGGACGTCTTCGACCGTCCGGACGGGGTGACCGTCATCGACGACTCGTACAACGCCAACCCGGCCTCGATGGCGGTCGCGGTGCGGGCGCTGGCCAGTATCGGCCGGGGACGGCGTACCGTCGCGGTGCTCGGATACATGGCCGAGCTGGGCCCGTTCGAGTTCGACGGCCACGCCGAGGTCGGCCAACTCGTGGCCGAGTTGGGTGTCGACCGGCTGCTCGTGGTGGGCGAGCCGGCCGCGCCGATCCACGAAGGCGCGACAGCGGTAGGGAACTGGGGAGGAGAGTCGGTGTTGCTCACCGATCAGGCGGCGGCCGTCGAGGTGCTGCGGGGCGAACTACGACCGGGTGACGTCGTCCTGGTCAAGGGCTCGCGGTATCGGACCTGGGAGGTGGCCGACGCCCTGCGCGCCGACGCCGATGGGGAGTTCGCCCGATGA
- a CDS encoding UDP-N-acetylmuramoyl-L-alanyl-D-glutamate--2,6-diaminopimelate ligase, with amino-acid sequence MPGNPRPRTVTGVRLGDLAVRLAVDLPADAATVVVTGATHASQEVHPGDLYAALPGARRHGAEFAAGAAEAGAVALLTDPAGAELAAGSGLPTLVVADPRAVLGELASAVYGDPTEGLTVIGVTGTAGKTSTAYLIESGLRAAGHVTGLIGTVETRLGDLLIDSVRTTPEATDLHAMLATARERGVTAVVMEVSSHALAMGRVGGVRFAVGGYTNFGSDHLDFHADRDDYFAAKAQLFDGRCAVEVLNDDDPALQPLYKPTTVTYSAAGDQGATWWADGVGGEGYAQRFTAHGPDGVVLSAGVALPGRHNVANALLAIAALVGAGVDPATAAEGVAACGGVPGRLELVESVGPVRGVVDYAHKSDAIVAALAALRELSVGRLICVIGAGGDRDRGKRPVMGAAAAEGADVVLVTDDNPRTEDPAEIRAEVLAGAYGAATAARIIEVAGRRAAIDEAVRLAEPGDVIALLGKGHERGQEVAGEVFPFDDNVELSDALRARFADPAGQR; translated from the coding sequence GTGCCCGGCAATCCACGTCCACGTACCGTGACCGGAGTCCGGCTCGGTGATCTCGCCGTCCGACTCGCCGTCGACCTCCCGGCGGACGCCGCCACGGTGGTCGTCACCGGGGCCACCCACGCCAGCCAGGAGGTCCACCCCGGTGACCTCTACGCGGCGCTGCCCGGTGCCCGTCGGCACGGCGCGGAGTTCGCCGCCGGTGCCGCCGAGGCGGGCGCCGTCGCCCTGCTGACCGACCCGGCGGGTGCGGAGCTGGCGGCGGGCAGCGGCCTGCCGACCCTGGTGGTTGCCGACCCGCGTGCCGTGCTCGGCGAGCTGGCCTCGGCCGTCTACGGCGACCCGACCGAAGGTCTCACCGTGATCGGGGTGACCGGCACCGCCGGAAAGACCTCCACGGCGTACCTGATCGAGTCCGGGTTGCGGGCCGCTGGGCACGTCACCGGCCTGATCGGCACGGTGGAGACGCGGCTCGGCGATCTGCTGATCGACAGCGTGCGCACCACCCCCGAGGCCACCGACCTGCACGCCATGCTGGCCACCGCACGCGAGCGTGGCGTCACCGCCGTGGTCATGGAGGTCTCCAGCCATGCCCTGGCAATGGGCCGGGTGGGCGGTGTCCGGTTCGCCGTCGGGGGTTACACCAACTTCGGCTCCGACCACCTGGACTTCCACGCCGACCGCGACGACTACTTCGCCGCGAAGGCCCAGCTCTTCGACGGGCGCTGCGCGGTCGAGGTGCTCAACGACGACGACCCGGCGTTGCAGCCGCTGTACAAGCCGACGACGGTCACCTACTCGGCCGCCGGCGACCAGGGCGCGACCTGGTGGGCCGACGGCGTGGGCGGCGAGGGGTACGCCCAGCGGTTCACCGCGCACGGCCCGGACGGTGTGGTGCTGTCCGCCGGGGTGGCGCTGCCCGGCCGGCACAACGTGGCCAACGCGCTGCTGGCCATCGCCGCGCTTGTCGGTGCCGGTGTCGATCCGGCGACCGCGGCCGAGGGCGTGGCCGCCTGCGGTGGCGTACCCGGCCGGCTGGAGCTTGTCGAGTCGGTCGGGCCGGTGCGCGGCGTCGTCGACTACGCGCACAAGTCGGACGCGATCGTGGCCGCGCTGGCCGCGCTGCGCGAGCTGAGCGTCGGCCGGTTGATCTGTGTGATCGGTGCCGGCGGAGACCGGGACCGGGGTAAGCGCCCGGTGATGGGCGCGGCCGCTGCGGAGGGAGCCGACGTGGTGCTGGTGACCGACGACAACCCGCGTACCGAGGACCCGGCGGAGATCCGCGCCGAGGTGCTCGCCGGGGCGTACGGGGCTGCGACGGCCGCCCGGATCATCGAGGTGGCCGGCCGGCGCGCCGCGATCGACGAGGCGGTGCGGCTGGCCGAGCCGGGCGACGTGATCGCGCTGCTCGGCAAGGGGCACGAGCGGGGCCAGGAGGTGGCGGGCGAGGTGTTTCCGTTCGACGACAACGTCGAGCTGTCCGACGCGCTGCGGGCCCGCTTCGCCGACCCGGCGGGGCAGCGGTGA